A genomic region of Alphaproteobacteria bacterium contains the following coding sequences:
- a CDS encoding SDR family NAD(P)-dependent oxidoreductase, which produces MARIFIFGLGYTALALAGQLRSYGWDVAGTTRRESKLRDLERLGIEGYLFDRGQGIRALPATLAGADYILHSIPPDRFGDPVFDIHDCDIVGHAPQMKWFGYLSSTGIYGDRQGGWVDEQTPPAPGGENGRARLEAENRWRGLQEYGVPVHTFRIAGIYGPGRNALENLQRGTATRIDKPGHIFNRIHVEDIVQVLCASMNRPEPGAIYNLADDQPAPGHEMVAYAAELLGMEPPPLVPLAEAEAAMSPMARGFYAESRKVRNDRIKQALHIKLKYPTYREGLQALAPEKSA; this is translated from the coding sequence ATGGCACGCATTTTCATCTTCGGCCTTGGTTATACCGCACTGGCGCTGGCCGGTCAGCTAAGAAGTTACGGCTGGGATGTGGCCGGCACAACGCGGCGCGAAAGCAAGCTGCGCGACCTTGAGCGGCTCGGTATCGAAGGCTATCTGTTCGACCGCGGCCAGGGCATCAGGGCGCTGCCCGCCACGCTGGCGGGGGCGGATTACATCCTGCACAGCATCCCGCCCGACAGGTTCGGCGACCCGGTTTTCGATATCCATGATTGCGATATCGTCGGCCACGCGCCGCAAATGAAATGGTTCGGCTATCTTTCCAGCACCGGCATATATGGCGACCGGCAAGGCGGCTGGGTTGACGAGCAAACGCCCCCTGCGCCCGGCGGCGAAAACGGCCGCGCGCGGCTGGAAGCCGAAAACCGCTGGCGCGGGTTGCAGGAATACGGCGTGCCCGTGCACACATTCCGCATTGCCGGAATTTATGGGCCCGGCCGCAACGCACTTGAAAACCTGCAACGCGGCACGGCCACGCGCATCGACAAACCGGGACATATCTTCAACCGCATCCATGTTGAAGATATCGTGCAGGTGTTGTGCGCTTCGATGAACCGGCCCGAGCCGGGCGCGATCTATAACCTCGCCGACGACCAGCCCGCGCCGGGGCATGAGATGGTGGCATACGCCGCCGAACTTCTGGGCATGGAGCCGCCGCCGCTGGTGCCGCTGGCGGAAGCCGAGGCCGCCATGTCCCCCATGGCGCGCGGGTTTTACGCCGAAAGCCGGAAGGTGCGGAACGACCGCATCAAACAGGCGTTGCACATAAAGCTGAAATACCCTACCTACCGTGAAGGACTGCAGGCACTGGCACCGGAGAAAAGCGCATGA
- the sdhB gene encoding succinate dehydrogenase iron-sulfur subunit: MVEFTLPKNSKVKKGKSYPAPEGATRTKTFSIYRWSPDDSENPRVDDYTIDLDKCGPMVLDALIHIKNDIDSTLTFRRSCREGICGSCAMNVDGTNTLACLKHIDEISGTAKVYPLPHMPVVKDLVPDLTQIYAQYASIKPWLQSQTPPPPDRERLQSPEERAKLDGAYECILCFCCSTSCPSYWWNSDRYLGPAVLLQAYRWVIDTRDEMAGERLDELEDPFRLYRCHTIMNCTNTCPKGLNPAKAIGEMKQMMAERQS, encoded by the coding sequence ATGGTTGAATTCACATTGCCTAAAAATTCCAAGGTCAAGAAAGGCAAAAGCTACCCCGCGCCCGAAGGCGCGACGCGCACCAAGACCTTCAGCATCTACCGCTGGAGCCCCGACGACAGCGAAAACCCGCGCGTCGATGACTACACGATCGATCTCGATAAATGCGGGCCGATGGTGCTGGACGCGCTAATCCATATCAAAAACGATATCGACAGCACGCTGACCTTCCGCCGTTCCTGCCGCGAAGGCATTTGCGGCAGCTGCGCCATGAATGTGGACGGCACCAACACGCTTGCTTGCCTGAAACACATCGACGAAATCAGCGGCACCGCCAAGGTCTATCCGCTGCCGCATATGCCGGTTGTGAAAGACCTGGTGCCCGATCTGACGCAAATTTACGCGCAGTACGCTTCGATCAAGCCGTGGCTGCAAAGCCAGACCCCGCCGCCGCCGGACCGCGAGCGGCTGCAATCGCCCGAAGAACGCGCGAAGCTCGATGGCGCATATGAATGCATTCTGTGCTTCTGTTGTTCGACCAGCTGCCCGAGCTATTGGTGGAACAGCGACCGCTATCTCGGCCCCGCCGTGCTTTTGCAGGCCTATCGCTGGGTGATCGACACGCGCGACGAAATGGCGGGCGAGCGGCTTGACGAGCTTGAAGATCCGTTCCGGCTCTATCGCTGCCACACGATCATGAATTGCACCAACACCTGCCCCAAGGGGCTGAACCCCGCGAAGGCGATCGGGGAAATGAAGCAAATGATGGCGGAGCGGCAATCCTGA
- the lepA gene encoding elongation factor 4 yields MFPKERIRNFAIIAHIDHGKSTLADRLIERCGGLETREMREQILDSMDIERERGITIKAQTVRLGYKAKDGELYQLNLMDTPGHVDFAYEVSRSLAACEGSILVVDASQGVEAQTLANVYQALDNHHEIVPVLNKIDLPAAEPERVKSQIEDVIGIDASDAVPISAKTGQGIDEVLEAIVTRLPPPKGDPATPLKALLVDSWYDSYLGVVVLVRVIDGVLKKGLKARFMATGAAREIDRVGVFAPKKLEVDELGPGEVGFITAGIKQIADTKVGDTITEDRRPADKPLAGFKPSVPVVFCGLFPTDSSQFEHLRESLGKLALNDASFQYEAETSAALGYGFRCGFLGLLHLEIIQERLEREFNLDLITTAPSVIYHMHLTNGDLLQLHNPADMPDPVKIDRIEEPWIKATVFTPDEHLGSILALCNDRRGEQIDLTYVGSRAMLVYRLPLNEVVFDFYDRLKSISRGYASFDYVIDEYREGDLVKMGILVNGEAVDALSSVVHRGTAEKRGRQLCERLKTLIPRQLFKIAIQAAIGDKIIAREDVSAIRKDVTAKCYGGDVSRKRKLLDKQKEGKKRMKQFGQVEIPQSAFIAALRMDDNK; encoded by the coding sequence ATGTTTCCCAAAGAACGCATCCGCAACTTCGCCATCATCGCCCATATCGATCATGGCAAATCCACGCTGGCCGACCGGCTGATCGAGCGTTGCGGCGGCTTGGAAACGCGCGAGATGCGCGAACAGATCCTCGATAGCATGGATATCGAGCGCGAGCGCGGCATCACCATCAAGGCGCAAACTGTCCGTCTCGGCTACAAAGCAAAAGATGGCGAGCTCTATCAGCTCAATCTGATGGACACGCCGGGCCATGTCGATTTCGCCTACGAAGTCAGCCGCAGCCTCGCGGCTTGCGAAGGTTCCATCCTTGTGGTCGATGCCTCGCAGGGCGTTGAGGCGCAAACGCTGGCGAACGTCTATCAGGCGCTCGATAACCACCATGAAATCGTGCCGGTTCTGAACAAGATCGATCTGCCCGCGGCGGAGCCGGAGCGCGTGAAAAGCCAGATTGAGGATGTGATCGGTATTGATGCATCCGATGCCGTGCCGATCTCGGCCAAAACCGGGCAGGGTATCGATGAAGTGCTCGAAGCCATTGTTACCCGGCTGCCGCCGCCCAAGGGCGATCCGGCCACGCCGCTCAAGGCGCTGCTGGTCGATAGCTGGTATGACAGCTATCTCGGGGTCGTCGTGCTGGTGCGCGTGATCGATGGTGTTTTGAAAAAAGGGCTGAAGGCCCGCTTCATGGCCACGGGGGCGGCGCGGGAAATCGACCGCGTCGGCGTCTTTGCGCCCAAGAAGCTTGAGGTGGACGAACTTGGACCCGGCGAAGTCGGCTTCATTACCGCCGGTATCAAGCAAATTGCCGATACCAAGGTGGGCGACACCATCACGGAAGACCGCCGCCCGGCTGATAAGCCGCTGGCCGGCTTTAAGCCTTCTGTCCCCGTCGTGTTCTGCGGTCTGTTCCCGACCGATTCATCGCAGTTCGAGCATTTGCGTGAATCGCTCGGTAAGCTCGCGCTGAACGACGCCAGTTTTCAATACGAGGCGGAAACCTCGGCCGCGCTGGGTTACGGGTTCCGCTGCGGATTCCTCGGGTTGCTGCATCTCGAAATTATCCAGGAGCGGCTTGAGCGCGAATTCAACCTCGATCTCATTACCACCGCGCCTTCGGTCATTTATCATATGCATCTTACGAACGGGGATTTGCTGCAATTACACAACCCTGCCGATATGCCGGACCCCGTGAAGATTGACCGTATCGAGGAACCCTGGATCAAAGCCACGGTATTCACGCCCGATGAACATCTCGGCAGCATTCTTGCGCTCTGCAACGATCGCCGCGGCGAGCAAATTGATCTGACATATGTCGGTAGCCGTGCAATGCTTGTGTATCGCTTGCCGCTTAATGAAGTGGTATTCGATTTCTACGACCGGCTGAAATCCATCAGCCGGGGCTATGCCAGTTTCGATTATGTGATCGACGAATACCGCGAAGGCGATCTTGTGAAGATGGGTATTCTTGTGAACGGCGAGGCGGTGGATGCGCTTTCCTCGGTCGTGCATCGCGGCACGGCGGAAAAGCGCGGGCGCCAGCTGTGCGAACGGCTGAAAACATTGATACCGCGGCAATTGTTCAAAATCGCGATTCAGGCCGCGATCGGCGACAAGATCATCGCGCGCGAAGACGTTTCCGCGATCCGCAAGGACGTGACGGCGAAATGCTACGGCGGCGACGTTTCGCGCAAGCGCAAATTGCTGGACAAGCAGAAAGAAGGCAAGAAGCGCATGAAGCAGTTCGGGCAGGTCGAAATCCCGCAATCCGCCTTCATCGCCGCGCTGCGCATGGACGATAATAAATAA
- a CDS encoding DUF4743 domain-containing protein, which yields MPGFLRHISACNKHDLKPYRPFIVAGAQVGWMRETLADMLASSGQNFTASGNGIALSEKLDNFKERTAALAEAAALIAARQTPPPQMRGEYYPVTTAYEAEPLAVLDRAAVPWFGTHSWGVHVNGFVRKHGALHIWLGERAADRFVAPGKFDNIIGGGQPFGLTTEENLRKEAAEEAGMSPEMAGKAIAAGDISYLYEQAEGLRQDTLFIYDLELPESFVPQNRDGEVAAFHLLPAPEVMAIVRDTDKFKFNVNLVQIDFLMRHGIIARDEPEYEALAIGLNRQPPKPAMARTSAAE from the coding sequence ATGCCCGGTTTTCTCCGCCACATTTCCGCCTGCAACAAGCATGATCTGAAGCCATACCGCCCCTTTATAGTGGCGGGCGCACAAGTCGGCTGGATGCGTGAAACGCTGGCAGACATGCTTGCATCAAGCGGACAAAATTTTACGGCTTCCGGCAACGGCATCGCGCTTTCGGAAAAGCTCGACAACTTCAAGGAACGCACTGCCGCGCTGGCCGAAGCCGCCGCGCTGATCGCCGCGCGCCAAACGCCGCCACCGCAAATGCGCGGCGAATATTACCCTGTAACAACCGCCTATGAAGCCGAGCCGCTCGCCGTGCTCGATCGCGCTGCCGTACCATGGTTCGGCACCCATAGCTGGGGCGTGCATGTGAACGGCTTCGTGCGCAAGCACGGTGCATTGCATATTTGGCTGGGCGAACGCGCCGCCGACAGGTTTGTGGCGCCCGGCAAGTTCGATAACATCATCGGCGGCGGGCAGCCCTTTGGCCTGACGACCGAGGAAAATTTGCGCAAGGAAGCGGCCGAAGAAGCCGGCATGAGCCCGGAAATGGCCGGCAAAGCCATTGCCGCAGGCGATATCAGCTATTTGTACGAACAGGCCGAGGGCCTGCGGCAAGACACGCTGTTTATCTATGACCTTGAATTGCCGGAAAGCTTCGTGCCGCAAAACCGTGACGGCGAAGTGGCCGCCTTCCATCTTTTGCCCGCGCCCGAAGTGATGGCAATTGTGCGCGATACCGATAAATTCAAATTCAACGTCAATCTGGTGCAAATAGATTTTCTGATGCGCCACGGCATCATCGCACGCGACGAACCGGAATATGAGGCACTTGCGATCGGACTAAACCGTCAGCCGCCAAAACCAGCCATGGCGCGCACTTCCGCCGCCGAATGA
- the leuB gene encoding 3-isopropylmalate dehydrogenase translates to MSAKKILLLPGDGIGPEAMGVTRKVIEWFGAKRGLKFEISERPVGGASIDAHGEPVTDAALAEAKAADAVLLGAVGGPKWDKVDYKIRPEAGLLRLRKELDLFANLRPALVFDALLDASTLKPEIVRGLDIMIVRELTGGVYFGEPRGITDLGSGNRRGVNTQVYTTPEIHRVARVAFELARKRGNRVCSCEKGNVMESGRLWREDVTALHAAEYKDVELTHMYADNAAMQLLRNPRQFDVIVTDNLFGDILSDEAAMLTGSLGMLPSASLGAAHANGKRLAMYEPVHGSAPDIAGQDKANPLATILSFGMMLRYSFDLGSEADLLEGAVKKLLDEGVRTGDIAAPGTKPVGTQAMGAALLKMLEKLI, encoded by the coding sequence ATGAGCGCGAAGAAAATCCTTCTTCTTCCCGGTGACGGGATCGGCCCCGAAGCCATGGGTGTGACCCGTAAGGTTATCGAATGGTTTGGCGCAAAACGCGGGTTGAAGTTTGAAATTTCCGAACGTCCCGTCGGCGGCGCTTCGATCGATGCGCATGGCGAGCCGGTGACGGATGCTGCGCTGGCCGAAGCGAAAGCGGCTGATGCCGTGCTGCTGGGCGCCGTAGGCGGCCCGAAATGGGACAAGGTCGATTACAAAATCCGGCCCGAAGCCGGCCTGCTGCGCTTGCGCAAGGAGCTGGATTTGTTCGCCAACCTGCGTCCCGCGCTGGTGTTCGATGCGTTGCTCGATGCCTCGACCCTGAAGCCGGAAATCGTGCGCGGGCTTGATATCATGATCGTGCGCGAATTGACGGGCGGCGTTTATTTCGGCGAACCGCGCGGCATCACCGATCTTGGCAGCGGCAACCGCCGCGGCGTGAATACACAAGTTTATACAACCCCGGAAATCCACCGCGTCGCGCGCGTGGCGTTCGAACTGGCGCGCAAGCGCGGCAACCGCGTCTGTTCGTGCGAAAAGGGCAATGTGATGGAATCGGGCCGCTTGTGGCGCGAAGACGTTACGGCGCTGCATGCGGCCGAATATAAGGATGTGGAATTGACGCATATGTACGCCGATAACGCGGCGATGCAGCTTTTGCGCAATCCGCGCCAGTTCGATGTGATCGTCACCGATAATCTGTTCGGCGATATTTTGTCGGACGAAGCCGCGATGCTTACGGGTTCGCTCGGCATGCTGCCTTCCGCCTCGCTCGGCGCAGCGCATGCGAACGGCAAGCGCCTCGCCATGTACGAGCCGGTGCACGGTTCCGCGCCCGATATCGCGGGGCAGGATAAGGCCAACCCGCTGGCCACGATTCTCAGCTTCGGCATGATGTTGCGTTATTCGTTCGATCTGGGCAGCGAGGCCGATTTGCTTGAAGGCGCGGTCAAAAAGCTGTTGGATGAAGGCGTGCGCACCGGCGATATCGCTGCTCCCGGTACAAAGCCCGTCGGCACGCAGGCGATGGGCGCGGCATTGCTTAAGATGCTGGAAAAGCTTATCTAG
- the sdhD gene encoding succinate dehydrogenase, hydrophobic membrane anchor protein, which translates to MKNKNSMRTPLARVRGIGSAKSGARAWMAMRLSALALIPLSLWFAGSLVWCVQAGDRAAVTEWLHNPVSAGLMILLLAAGFHHGAAGIKEVIEDYVHCEVTKTASFVAIKLGAVALALAGVLAVLKIFLGAGA; encoded by the coding sequence ATGAAGAACAAGAACAGCATGCGCACCCCGCTGGCCCGCGTGCGCGGGATCGGTTCCGCCAAAAGCGGCGCAAGGGCATGGATGGCGATGCGCCTGAGCGCGCTCGCGCTCATTCCGCTTAGCCTCTGGTTTGCAGGCAGCCTTGTTTGGTGCGTACAAGCGGGCGACCGCGCTGCCGTGACCGAATGGCTGCACAACCCGGTCAGCGCCGGGCTTATGATCTTGCTGCTTGCCGCCGGGTTCCACCACGGCGCGGCGGGGATCAAGGAAGTGATCGAAGATTACGTGCATTGCGAAGTTACAAAAACCGCCAGTTTTGTCGCGATCAAGCTTGGCGCCGTGGCGCTGGCGCTTGCGGGCGTGCTGGCGGTGTTGAAAATTTTTCTGGGGGCCGGAGCGTAA
- a CDS encoding succinate dehydrogenase flavoprotein subunit: protein MPKAYEYIDHTYDVVVVGAGGAGLRATFGMALKGLKTACITKVFPTRSHTVAAQGGISAALGNMGEDDWRWHMYDTVKGSDWLGDQDAIEYMCREAIPAVIELEHYGVPFSRTEAGKIYQRPFGGMTTKFGTGPAAHRTCAAADRTGHAILHTLYQQSLKHDAEFFIEYFALDLIMDEEGACRGVVAWNLDDGTIHRFRAHTVVLATGGYGRTYFSCTSAHTCTGDGNAMVLRAGLPLQDMEFIQFHPTGIYGAGCLITEGVRGEGGYVTNASGERFMERYAPSAKDLASRDVVSRSMTIEIREGRGCGKEQDHIHLHLEHLDPAVIHQRLPGIAETARIFAGVDVTKEPIPVLPTVHYNMGGIPTNHQTEVVRPVKDNPDAVVPGLMAIGEAACVSVHGANRLGSNSLLDLVVFGRAAANRAADVIKPGQGHKELPADAGDFAIERLDRLRNAKGDVRTADLRLEMQKTMQTYCPVFRTGDALEEGRKKIQGAWAKREKLGVGDRTLVWNSDLMETIELDNLMAQAVTAIDAAANRKESRGAHAREDFPDRNDKEWMKHTVIWIDEKGKTKIDYRPVHMNTLTDEVKPIPPKARVY from the coding sequence ATGCCGAAAGCATACGAATATATCGACCACACCTATGATGTCGTTGTCGTCGGCGCCGGCGGCGCGGGTTTGCGCGCGACCTTCGGCATGGCGCTCAAGGGTCTTAAAACCGCCTGCATCACCAAAGTATTCCCGACCCGCAGCCACACCGTGGCGGCGCAGGGCGGAATTTCGGCAGCCCTTGGCAATATGGGCGAGGATGACTGGCGCTGGCATATGTACGATACCGTGAAGGGCTCCGACTGGCTCGGCGACCAGGATGCAATTGAATATATGTGCCGCGAGGCCATTCCCGCCGTGATCGAACTTGAACATTACGGCGTGCCCTTCAGCCGCACCGAAGCGGGCAAGATCTACCAGCGCCCGTTCGGCGGCATGACTACGAAATTCGGCACCGGTCCCGCCGCGCACCGCACCTGCGCCGCCGCCGACCGCACCGGCCACGCCATTTTGCACACGCTCTATCAGCAATCGCTGAAGCACGATGCCGAATTCTTCATCGAATATTTCGCGCTCGATCTCATTATGGACGAAGAAGGCGCATGCCGCGGCGTTGTCGCCTGGAACCTTGATGACGGCACGATCCACCGTTTCCGCGCGCACACGGTCGTGCTCGCGACCGGCGGTTATGGCCGTACATACTTTTCATGCACGTCCGCCCACACCTGCACGGGCGACGGCAACGCCATGGTGTTGCGCGCCGGGTTGCCGCTGCAGGACATGGAATTCATCCAGTTCCACCCGACCGGCATTTACGGCGCCGGCTGCCTGATCACCGAAGGCGTGCGCGGCGAAGGCGGCTATGTCACCAATGCGAGCGGCGAGCGTTTCATGGAACGCTATGCGCCAAGCGCCAAGGACCTTGCCAGCCGCGACGTCGTCAGCCGCTCCATGACCATCGAAATCCGTGAAGGCCGGGGCTGCGGGAAGGAACAGGACCATATCCACCTGCATCTCGAACATCTCGATCCCGCCGTGATCCATCAGCGCTTGCCCGGCATCGCCGAAACCGCGCGCATCTTCGCGGGCGTGGATGTAACGAAGGAACCCATCCCCGTTCTGCCGACCGTGCATTACAACATGGGCGGTATCCCCACCAACCACCAGACCGAAGTGGTGCGCCCGGTAAAAGACAACCCGGACGCCGTTGTGCCGGGGCTGATGGCGATCGGCGAGGCCGCCTGCGTTTCGGTGCATGGCGCGAACCGGCTCGGCTCCAACTCGCTGCTCGATCTCGTGGTGTTCGGCCGCGCCGCCGCCAACCGCGCCGCCGACGTGATCAAGCCCGGACAGGGGCATAAGGAATTGCCCGCGGATGCCGGTGATTTTGCCATTGAGCGGCTCGACCGGCTGCGCAACGCCAAGGGCGATGTGCGCACCGCCGATCTGCGGCTCGAGATGCAGAAAACCATGCAGACCTATTGCCCCGTGTTCCGCACCGGCGATGCGCTGGAAGAAGGGCGCAAGAAAATACAGGGCGCGTGGGCCAAACGGGAGAAGCTTGGGGTCGGCGACCGCACGCTCGTATGGAATTCGGATCTCATGGAGACCATCGAGCTTGATAACCTTATGGCACAGGCCGTGACCGCGATCGATGCCGCCGCCAATCGCAAGGAAAGCCGCGGCGCGCACGCGCGCGAAGATTTCCCGGACCGCAACGACAAGGAATGGATGAAGCATACGGTCATATGGATCGACGAAAAGGGCAAAACGAAGATCGATTACCGCCCGGTACACATGAACACGCTGACGGACGAGGTGAAACCCATCCCGCCCAAAGCGCGCGTTTACTAA
- a CDS encoding rhamnosyl O-methyltransferase, with the protein MTQPTGPAWDYLRWFHETNVWKHMSYRGVRTLKYPPDMWNYQEIICEHKIEWIVETGTRHGGSALFFADLFTNLGRKGKVFTIDPMAEWQLDHTAVPNLVWLKADSGATDVAASVYRQIPEPRGPLFLILDADHSAQHVARELAAHVPFLRSGDYLIVEDTIVNGHLVRPEHGPGPMEAIDAYVKQNPGRLVYDQARAEKFGSSVAMKGYYRVA; encoded by the coding sequence ATGACACAACCGACCGGCCCGGCATGGGACTACCTGCGTTGGTTCCACGAAACCAACGTATGGAAGCACATGAGCTATCGCGGCGTGCGCACGCTGAAATACCCGCCGGACATGTGGAATTACCAGGAAATCATCTGCGAACATAAAATCGAATGGATTGTGGAAACCGGCACGCGCCACGGCGGCTCGGCGCTGTTTTTTGCCGATCTGTTCACCAATCTCGGCCGCAAGGGAAAGGTTTTCACCATTGACCCGATGGCCGAATGGCAGCTCGATCATACCGCCGTGCCAAACCTCGTATGGCTCAAGGCCGACAGCGGCGCGACCGACGTGGCCGCCAGCGTTTACCGCCAGATCCCCGAGCCGCGCGGGCCGCTTTTCCTGATCCTCGATGCCGACCACAGCGCGCAGCATGTGGCGCGCGAGCTTGCGGCGCACGTTCCGTTCCTGCGCAGCGGCGATTACCTGATCGTGGAAGATACCATCGTCAACGGCCACCTTGTGCGGCCCGAACACGGCCCCGGCCCGATGGAGGCGATCGACGCTTATGTAAAGCAAAACCCCGGGCGGCTGGTTTACGACCAAGCGCGCGCCGAAAAATTCGGCTCCAGCGTCGCGATGAAGGGATATTACCGGGTGGCGTAG
- a CDS encoding tRNA glutamyl-Q(34) synthetase GluQRS, whose amino-acid sequence MTTVTRFAPSPTGHLHLGHAYSALYAAQAAQQAGGKFLLRIEDIDPTRCRPNYTEDLLEDLAWLGLVWEYPVRNQSKHMADYEAALNRLRGMGLIYPCFCTRREIEAEVAAAGHAPHLPSRGGPDGAVYPGICRGMDAAEADIRIKSGDGHSFRLDMEKAAAMTGPLVWQDRERDTVTAQPQDFGDIVLARKETPTSYHLSVTVDDALQGVTLVTRGEDLLRATDIHRLLQALLGYETPAYDHHKMLSNREGERLSKRDGALTLRQLRAAGHSAAEVRAMAGFGG is encoded by the coding sequence ATGACAACCGTAACCCGTTTCGCACCCAGCCCCACGGGGCATCTGCATCTCGGTCACGCCTATTCGGCGCTCTATGCCGCGCAAGCGGCGCAGCAGGCGGGCGGAAAGTTCTTGCTGCGCATTGAAGATATTGACCCGACCCGTTGCCGCCCGAACTACACCGAAGATCTGCTCGAAGATCTCGCCTGGCTCGGGCTGGTATGGGAATACCCGGTGCGCAATCAATCGAAACATATGGCGGATTACGAAGCCGCGCTGAACCGGCTGCGCGGCATGGGGCTTATCTATCCATGCTTTTGCACCCGCAGGGAGATAGAGGCCGAAGTTGCCGCCGCTGGCCACGCGCCGCACCTGCCATCCCGTGGGGGGCCCGACGGGGCCGTCTATCCCGGCATTTGCCGCGGCATGGATGCAGCGGAAGCCGATATACGCATCAAAAGCGGGGACGGGCACAGCTTCCGGCTCGATATGGAAAAGGCCGCCGCCATGACCGGGCCGCTTGTTTGGCAGGATCGCGAACGCGATACCGTAACCGCGCAGCCGCAGGATTTCGGCGATATCGTGCTGGCGCGCAAGGAAACGCCAACCTCATACCACCTTAGCGTTACGGTTGATGACGCGTTGCAGGGCGTTACGCTGGTGACGCGCGGGGAAGATTTGCTGCGCGCGACCGATATCCACCGTTTGCTGCAGGCGCTTCTTGGCTACGAAACGCCGGCCTATGACCATCACAAGATGCTTTCAAACCGGGAGGGGGAGCGTCTTTCGAAACGCGATGGCGCGCTTACGCTGCGCCAGTTGCGTGCCGCCGGTCATTCGGCGGCGGAAGTGCGCGCCATGGCTGGTTTTGGCGGCTGA
- a CDS encoding methyltransferase domain-containing protein has translation MDRFAEAAFYYKYRPAWPEDLIAELARVVNTSRNEGICWDIGAGTGSLTIPLSRHFRVVHAVEPSVPMLAELEKDAAAGEGKIVIHRLSDKDLPANLPSFNLAVFGRSFHWMDRNRLLDVMYDMTLPGGAVAILSDASYDQDSEPWQSATRDVMKRYVGEIGWDKPQDWLPHKELLASRNDWRMTDISRTVRRHATVEEIVNRCLSYSWCAPSALGEKCEEFVETMRSELSGHAQEGLLHENAEITALLLRPV, from the coding sequence ATGGACCGCTTTGCCGAAGCTGCTTTCTATTACAAGTATCGTCCGGCATGGCCTGAAGATCTGATTGCCGAGCTGGCGCGTGTCGTGAATACGTCACGGAATGAAGGTATTTGCTGGGATATCGGTGCCGGCACGGGGTCGCTTACTATCCCGCTTTCCCGCCATTTCCGCGTTGTGCATGCGGTCGAGCCTTCCGTTCCCATGTTAGCCGAACTTGAAAAAGATGCTGCGGCGGGTGAGGGCAAGATCGTCATTCACCGCCTGTCGGACAAGGATTTGCCCGCCAATCTGCCATCGTTTAACCTGGCGGTGTTTGGGCGTTCATTTCACTGGATGGATCGCAATCGCCTTCTCGATGTCATGTACGATATGACTTTGCCCGGCGGCGCTGTCGCCATTCTCAGCGATGCATCTTATGATCAGGATTCCGAGCCGTGGCAAAGCGCAACGCGTGATGTTATGAAACGTTATGTCGGGGAAATTGGTTGGGACAAACCGCAAGACTGGCTGCCGCATAAAGAGCTTCTGGCAAGCAGGAATGATTGGCGCATGACCGACATAAGCCGTACCGTGCGACGGCATGCAACGGTCGAGGAAATCGTAAACCGGTGCCTGTCCTATTCTTGGTGTGCGCCCTCCGCGCTTGGCGAAAAATGTGAAGAGTTTGTTGAAACAATGCGTTCCGAGTTATCAGGCCATGCACAAGAAGGCCTGTTGCACGAAAACGCTGAAATCACGGCATTGCTGCTAAGACCGGTTTAA
- the sdhC gene encoding succinate dehydrogenase, cytochrome b556 subunit gives MPAQQPAKTPRPLSPHLQVYRPQLTSGMSIFHRMTGVGLLLGLPVLVAWLWAAAFSAECFAQISAAFSSSIGLALLSGWVWAFFYHLCSGIRHLFWDAGLFLEIKQVYTTGYLALIVSAALTLLAWAPLWGFAP, from the coding sequence ATGCCAGCTCAGCAGCCAGCCAAAACCCCGCGCCCGCTTTCACCGCATCTTCAGGTTTACCGCCCGCAACTGACCTCGGGCATGTCGATTTTCCACCGCATGACGGGTGTCGGCCTGTTGCTCGGGCTGCCTGTGCTGGTCGCGTGGCTGTGGGCAGCCGCGTTCAGCGCCGAATGCTTCGCGCAGATCAGCGCCGCATTTTCCTCAAGCATCGGGCTTGCGCTGCTTTCGGGATGGGTGTGGGCGTTTTTCTATCATCTGTGTTCCGGCATACGCCATCTGTTCTGGGACGCCGGGCTCTTTCTTGAAATCAAGCAAGTCTATACGACCGGCTATCTCGCACTGATTGTGTCCGCCGCCCTTACGTTGCTCGCCTGGGCACCGCTTTGGGGGTTTGCGCCATGA